One stretch of Malus domestica chromosome 14, GDT2T_hap1 DNA includes these proteins:
- the LOC103454694 gene encoding probable protein S-acyltransferase 4, whose product MAQNKTKRLYQVWKGSNNFFCGGRLIFGPDVASLLLSTLLIAGPAVAFCLKVYLKIKDEKNKNENLWLPVLVIGSVLTILDLTFLFLTSGRDPGIIPRNSRPPESDEVFDLATPSMEWVNERTPHLKLPRTRDVIVNGHTVKVKYCDTCLLYRPPRVSHCSICNNCVQRFDHHCPWVGQCIGIRNYPFFFMFISTSTILCIYVFVFSWINIVQHGSLPKAFSKDIVSDILLGYCFIAIWFVGGLTIFHSYLICTNQTTYENFRYRYDKKENPYNKGMIWNVNEVFFTKIPPSMNRFRSFIEMDEQMIAGSGTPTHREGTMSSKEKIDIEMGTRHAEDNGLSLPNILRNFDYDDLEDDLKDAGEQRGPAFDPLFPNQREVKESVQYSADGDKITESVATRDAVKYSVRSTPLEDELRASVHSTTYFDGANEETDCGNKKS is encoded by the exons ATGGCACAGAATAAAACCAAGAGGCTCTACCAAGTTTGGAAAGGAAGCAAT AACTTTTTCTGTGGCGGGAGATTAATTTTTGGTCCTGATGTGGCATCTCTTCTTCTGTCTACACTCCTTATTGCCGGCCCAGCAGTTGCATTCTGTTTGAAGGTTTATCTTAAAATCAAAGATGAGAAGAACAAGAATGAGAATCTATGGCTTCCTGTATTAGTTATTGGCTCAGTCCTTACAATATTG GATTTAACCTTTCTCTTCTTGACTTCTGGTAGAGATCCTGGAATAATCCCTCGAAATTCAAGGCCTCCAGAATCAGATGAAGTATTTGATCTAGCTACCCCATCCATGGAGTGGGTTAATGAAAGAACTCCTCATTTGAAGCTACCTCGAACAAGAGATGTGATTGTAAATGGTCACACAGTAAAAGTGAAGTATTGCGATACTTGTTTGCTTTATCGTCCTCCCCGTGTATCTCACTGTTCTATCTGCAACAATTGCGTTCAGAGATTCGATCATCACTGTCCATGGGTTGGTCAGTgcattggaatt CGTAACTATCCATTCTTCTTCATGTTCATATCAACCTCAACCATACTGTGCATATATGTTTTTGTCTTCTCTTGGATAAACATAGTTCAACATGGCAGTCTTCCAAAAGCTTTTTCCAAAGATATCGTTTCAGATATCCTTTTAGGGTACTGTTTTATCGCTATCTGGTTTGTTGGTGGCCTTACAATCTTCCATTCCTACTTGATATGCACAAACCAG ACAACATATGAAAACTTCCGGTACCGATATGATAAGAAGGAGAACCCGTATAACAAAGGAATGATTTGGAATGtcaatgaagtttttttcaccaaaatcccTCCTTCAATGAATAGATTCCGATCATTCATTGAGATGGATGAACAGATGATTGCAGGATCTGGGACTCCAACTCACAGGGAAGGTACTATGAGCTCAAAGGAGAAAATAGATATTGAAATGGGAACTAGGCATGCGGAGGACAATGGTTTATCACTTCCAAACATTTTGCGGAATTTTGACTATGATGATTTGGAGGATGATTTGAAGGATGCAGGGGAACAACGCGGGCCTGCTTTTGACCCCCTTTTTCCCAATCAGCGAGAAGTAAAAGAATCTGTGCAATACTCGGCAGATGGAGATAAAATTACAGAAAGTGTTGCTACAAGGGATGCAGTGAAATATTCTGTGCGAAGCACACCTCTGGAAGATGAATTGCGAGCATCAGTCCATAGCACCACTTACTTTGATGGAGCAAATGAGGAAACTGATTGCGGAAATAAAAAATCCTAA